Below is a genomic region from Raphanus sativus cultivar WK10039 chromosome 4, ASM80110v3, whole genome shotgun sequence.
aactagaaaaatacaaatatatgtattatacatatatattagatCCTTCTATAGTGAAGTCTGCAAAATGGTCTTCTTCTACTTTTAGAAAGAATCACGAGAATGTTGTTCTTGTTTTGTGTTCATATTGCTTCGCTCAAAGTATTTGACATTTTTGATTTTCAATTCAATTCAACTGTTTGATTTGTAAACATGTCTCGTGATCTTTTGATATTGATTACAgggaaacaagaaaaatatctcATCCGTACatgcctatatatatataacgtcATTAGCCGCACGTACTCATCAAACAAGAAGAGGTCAAAAGATTCCAAGAAAGTTCTAACAAATTGAACCACATTTTACAATCACTGTCTTCGAATTAACTTTAGTTAATGATGGTTTCCATGGAGGCTCTAGCGATGGCAGGAGCGGATTATCAAGAATGGGGACTTAGTATTGAGGAATGGGAGTTTCAAGAATCAGTAGTTCCGTCCCATTTGCTTGCAGACGATGTTGAAaaggacgaagaagaagatcatcAAAATGATGATGATAGGCTTTTCGATGGCGTAGAGGTTAAACCATCTCTTACTTGTGACATTCGAGATTCGGTTGGGAAACTGAATGAACAATCTATCTTACATATCATTGTTCACCTCAAGCTGCTTAAGTTCTTGAGACATCTTCTTGTGAACTTTTTGTTTAGCCGTgttcttgattttattttgtactAGCTCTTTTTGTGTTTAATAAAGAGTGAAATGATTGTAATGTAAGTATTTATATTCAATTTTGTTAAACTGAATAAATTCAAATAAACCTAAAAGCTTAATTCTGTTTATATGGTTTACATTTTTCTTAGATAAATGATAAAACTACGGGTCAGAAATaaccaaatcaaaatttatccaaccaaaacattaaaactgaaattattaattagtgGAATAGAGAATTTCACACATTTAATTAGTTCACCAGAATTTAGgataatgaataaataaaataaaattttacaaaagatttatctttttgttttattccaGAAATAGAATATGCAGAATTTTGTTTAAAAGTTTTCATGATAACTGGTAACTACTTTATGAAATCCTATAAAATAATCTAttcaaaatgattttgtttcaaaaaaatatcattccAGTTGCATTTGTGAAACTGAACTGGatatacaaattaattaaaGTGAAGTTCATCAAAAATGATTGCTTCAAGGCTTTGACTGTATGACCTCTCTAGCGCAacaaataaaagtgaaaaaaaattactccATATTTCGCTGTCAGATTGCCAATCAAGTGGAatatcaattttcatttttttttacggcaaacggctattctattactcaagcttgaggtggtTTGGATAACCAGGCCGtaatagaacaaccaacaaaatgtaacttcctatggaaTGATCTAActgtcttagctaaaaaatctgaaatctgattaTGCGCTCTTGGAACATAAGAAATCTTGAAGTCCGGGAAGTATATGAGCAGTGTCTCTATCCTCTCCAATTCcgtagcaaaacttggccaagTCTGAGGTTCCTTGATCATTGCGATCAAATCTTTGCAGTCTGTTCCGAAGTTCTGGCATGTTGAATATTGAAGCATGTTCTCCATCGCCAATCTCAGCACTTCCACTTCTGAATACAGAGCTGATTCTCATATCAATTTTCATTATCGACTCTCATTACTGTATATTAACAGAAAATGCATACTAACTTTTACTCAAGATTCTACAAGAGTGATACAAGTTTACTCTGAATTTTAGTCTCTCTCCTTTTTCCACccttttagttttagttttccTCTCGTTTACACCATTTTATTTACTCTATTTTACTCTTTTAAGTTTACCAGTTACACTCTAAATGTATACAAATATAACTGTGCAGAATTAAGCTTGATAAACCCTGTTCTAAGCTGAAGtttactataaattattaaatcaactaaatatctacaaaatacatataaatatacttGCTTTGTACAAAGTAAAGTTTAATTATCAAAAAGTTATTGCAACTTTTTATCAAAGCTAAGATGAATTTTAACTAAGCCAACCCAAAAATTTCGAACCGATTTGAACTTGACCCATTTCCTAAAAGGCAAAACACATACAATTTTATTCATTACTTAACATTATCagtttaattagttaattattattattaataagtTATCTATAAATTTAAACCATATATTGGAAGTAAGGAATAATCTTTTCAAGtaataattcattaatttagGCTTTGGTCCAACCAAAAAGAggtaaagaaaatcaaaacgaAACTAAGAGTTTCTCCAACGGTGAGTTCTAATGTATTATCAACTGATTttagaaaagagaaaaatacaaaattaggAAAGAAGGTAAAcataagttcttttttttttaacatcaatAAATTCTTAAGACTTTGTAAACCAAAATGGTAACTCTATATCCATATGAACGACATACGAAGATTGTGTCTGACACCACGTGTATGATTATCCGCTTTTGTATTCTACATCCGGAGTATAATAATGAACTCTGAGTGATTGAAACTATTTTTCagtatcttgatatcttctaagTAACTtgtaaaaactaatatttttcttattc
It encodes:
- the LOC108850765 gene encoding uncharacterized protein LOC108850765 produces the protein MMVSMEALAMAGADYQEWGLSIEEWEFQESVVPSHLLADDVEKDEEEDHQNDDDRLFDGVEVKPSLTCDIRDSVGKLNEQSILHIIVHLKLLKFLRHLLVNFLFSRVLDFILY